The genomic window GGCCGAGTACCGTTGCGCCGCCTAGAGTTCCGATTTCCAACGCCTGACGCGCCGTGAGTGCGGTCGGACCGAACTTCGCGCGCTGCATGTACATCGCCTGACGAATCTCTCCGGCGAGAGGCACCATCTCGGCCGAGGCGCTGCCGTCGACGCCGAGGCCGACGGGTGCGCCCGCCGCAAGGAGATCCGATATCCGAGCAATTCCTGCACCCAGGCGTGCATTGGAGCTCGGGCAGTGAGCTGCGCCGGTTCCGGTGGCGGCCATTTTCGCGATATCGGAGTCGTGCAGATGTACAGCGTGGGCGAACCATACGTCGTCGCCGAGCCACCCGACCTGTTCCATGTATTCGACAGGGGTGCAGCCCATCTGAGCGATGCAGTGCTCTTCCTCGTCCAGAGTTTCCGCGAGGTGCGTGTGCAACCGCACGCCTTTGCTCCGCGCCAGTGCTGCGGACTCGACGAGCAGGTCCTTGCTGATCGAGAACGGCGAGCACGGTGCTACGGCGATGCGCAGCATCGATCCGAACGAACTGTCGTGGTAGATGTCGATCGCATCCGAGGTGGCAGTGAGGATGTCGTCGAGACTTTCCACGACCTCGTCCGGGGGCAGACCGCCGTCGGACACTCCTCGGTCCATCGACCCACGGCAGGGCTGGAAGCGAACGCCGATACGACGAGCGGCGTCGATCTCTGCGGCGAACAGATCACCGCGACCCTTCGGAAAGATGTAGTGATGATCGGTCGTCGTCGTACATCCGGACTTCGCCAACCAGGCAAGACCTGCGGCGGCAGCACCGCCGACGACCTCGGCATCCATCTTCGACCACGGCTTGTACAGGGCAACGAGCCATTCGAACAACGTGTTGTCCTTGGCCAGTCCCTGTGAGGCCCACTGATACAGATGGTGGTGAGTATTGACCAGACCGGGAGTCAGGAGACCACCCCTGGCGTCGATCACCTCGGCCCCCTCGAGCGCAGGCGCGTCACCGGATCCGAGTGCCGAAATGATCCCGTCCTCGATCGCGACGTATCCACGCGGTATCTCGTGTCCGACGATAGGTGCGATGTACGCGTTGTGGATGATCTGACGAGTCATCGGGATTCGGCCTTTCGAGTTGCAGCGAGACGTACTGCGTCGAGGATCTTTTCGTATCCGGTGCAACGGCACAGGTTGCCGGCGAGCGATTCGCGGATCTCCGCATCGGAGGGGTTGGGCACTCGTTCGATCAGGTCGTGCGCCTGAACGACGAGCCCCGGCGTGCAGAAGCCACAT from Rhodococcus sp. P1Y includes these protein-coding regions:
- a CDS encoding 8-oxoguanine deaminase codes for the protein MTRQIIHNAYIAPIVGHEIPRGYVAIEDGIISALGSGDAPALEGAEVIDARGGLLTPGLVNTHHHLYQWASQGLAKDNTLFEWLVALYKPWSKMDAEVVGGAAAAGLAWLAKSGCTTTTDHHYIFPKGRGDLFAAEIDAARRIGVRFQPCRGSMDRGVSDGGLPPDEVVESLDDILTATSDAIDIYHDSSFGSMLRIAVAPCSPFSISKDLLVESAALARSKGVRLHTHLAETLDEEEHCIAQMGCTPVEYMEQVGWLGDDVWFAHAVHLHDSDIAKMAATGTGAAHCPSSNARLGAGIARISDLLAAGAPVGLGVDGSASAEMVPLAGEIRQAMYMQRAKFGPTALTARQALEIGTLGGATVLGRQDEIGSIEVGKVADLALWKTDGFYSAVDDPIVAFAYGQTPPLARLLVGGRTIVEDDVLVSAPQDAVAQEGVDAHRRLMTLAEDVL